One Streptomyces fagopyri DNA window includes the following coding sequences:
- a CDS encoding ATP-binding protein, with product MGVDSASGPDELGRMLVALRRGAGLGQEQLAHLAGISVRALADMERGRTRGPQRGTVQALCEALRLEQPAAGELERAAAAGRPRGERTGDSPAGHPLALPRGLSDFTARRRSLDELGSLVAAAEAAHPPVIVVCGQPGLGKTAFAVHAAHSLAPFFPDGQFALDLHGMDTEPTDPGEALARLLRALGVADRGVPPGTEDRSGLLRSMLAERRVLLLLDNAGTEAQVRPLLPATGRSLTIVTSRDALAGLEAVHRTELSVLRREETVELLTRIVGPERVGAEAQAARDLADLCGNLPLAVRIVGQRLAARPGERLRKLVGLLAQEERRLDGLRAGGLQVRAAFALSYRRLGPSARTVFRRASLAAGKDFGPATAALLAGLSSAEAARCAEELTDAGLLQPHPSEERYRFHDLLRLFAEERAVADDGPETCAAARDLTARWILRRATVAALRFDADRHHDTHDGDPDPATAPADRDQARAWLETERDEWLSALKLAHATGRHREVVDAAEAMHWFSDLNQHWGLWAEVFRSAVESSRALGSRQDEAVHLNYLAWAYNNCCYDHTAALQTAELALTAAREIADTLQTGWALGYAAGALQRLGRVGEAIGRLREAAACLKGQTSAGGRLAELSVLNTLGNNLRDVGRAEEALAVHRRSEVICRTGMPGQSTDLMAVYHAVALAETGRDLAALRRWGEAEEPLRRAVTTFERARMAAWSEPARLDLGRVLRHLNHLDEARDFLRAADDALGGLNSPRQAEASAELVELDRMRTARGR from the coding sequence ATGGGCGTGGACAGCGCCTCGGGACCGGACGAGCTCGGGCGAATGCTGGTCGCGCTGCGCCGGGGCGCCGGACTCGGCCAGGAGCAGCTCGCCCACCTCGCGGGCATCAGCGTTCGCGCGTTGGCGGACATGGAACGCGGCCGGACCCGCGGCCCGCAGCGCGGCACCGTGCAGGCGCTGTGCGAGGCCCTGCGCCTGGAGCAGCCGGCAGCCGGTGAACTGGAGCGCGCCGCTGCCGCCGGCCGGCCGCGCGGTGAACGTACAGGCGACAGCCCGGCCGGCCACCCGCTCGCACTCCCCCGCGGCTTGAGTGACTTCACCGCTCGCCGCCGCTCCCTGGACGAGCTGGGGTCCCTGGTGGCAGCCGCCGAGGCCGCGCATCCGCCGGTCATCGTCGTCTGTGGCCAACCCGGGCTCGGTAAAACCGCGTTCGCGGTGCACGCCGCGCACAGCCTCGCGCCTTTCTTCCCGGACGGGCAGTTCGCTCTCGACCTCCACGGTATGGACACCGAGCCGACCGATCCGGGTGAAGCGCTGGCACGGCTGCTGCGCGCACTCGGCGTAGCCGACCGGGGCGTTCCCCCGGGAACGGAGGACCGGTCGGGCCTGCTGCGGTCCATGCTCGCCGAACGGCGCGTGCTCCTGCTTCTGGACAACGCCGGGACCGAGGCCCAGGTCCGGCCGTTGCTCCCCGCCACCGGACGTTCCCTGACGATCGTCACCAGCCGCGATGCCCTGGCCGGTCTCGAAGCCGTCCACCGCACCGAACTGTCAGTTCTGCGCCGGGAGGAGACGGTGGAACTGCTGACCCGCATCGTCGGACCGGAACGCGTCGGTGCCGAGGCTCAGGCCGCCCGGGACCTCGCCGACCTGTGTGGCAACCTGCCGCTCGCCGTGCGCATCGTGGGGCAACGGCTCGCCGCGAGACCCGGCGAACGCCTGCGCAAACTCGTCGGCCTGCTCGCCCAGGAGGAGCGCCGCCTCGACGGCCTGCGGGCCGGCGGCCTCCAGGTCCGCGCCGCCTTCGCCCTCTCCTACCGGCGACTCGGGCCGTCCGCCCGTACGGTCTTCCGTCGCGCGTCCCTCGCCGCGGGCAAGGATTTCGGGCCCGCGACGGCCGCTCTGCTCGCGGGTCTCTCGTCGGCGGAGGCCGCGCGGTGCGCCGAGGAACTGACAGACGCGGGACTGCTTCAGCCACATCCCTCCGAGGAACGTTACCGCTTCCACGATCTGCTCCGGCTCTTCGCCGAAGAGCGGGCCGTCGCCGACGACGGCCCCGAGACCTGCGCCGCCGCCCGCGACCTGACCGCCCGCTGGATACTGCGCCGGGCTACCGTCGCGGCCCTGCGCTTCGACGCCGACCGACACCACGACACACACGACGGCGACCCGGACCCCGCCACCGCGCCCGCCGACCGTGACCAGGCCCGCGCCTGGCTGGAGACCGAGCGCGACGAGTGGCTTTCCGCCCTCAAGCTGGCCCATGCCACCGGCCGTCATCGAGAAGTCGTCGACGCGGCGGAGGCCATGCACTGGTTCTCCGACCTCAACCAGCACTGGGGCCTGTGGGCCGAGGTGTTCAGGTCCGCCGTCGAATCGTCCCGCGCTCTCGGCAGCAGGCAGGACGAGGCGGTCCACCTCAACTACCTGGCGTGGGCCTACAACAACTGCTGCTACGACCACACCGCCGCTCTGCAGACCGCCGAACTCGCCCTCACCGCCGCCCGCGAGATCGCCGACACCCTGCAGACCGGCTGGGCGCTCGGCTACGCCGCCGGAGCCCTGCAGCGACTGGGCAGGGTCGGCGAGGCCATAGGCCGACTCCGCGAAGCCGCCGCCTGCCTCAAGGGCCAGACCTCGGCCGGCGGACGGCTCGCCGAACTCTCCGTCCTGAACACACTCGGCAACAACCTGCGCGATGTCGGCCGTGCGGAGGAAGCGCTGGCCGTCCACCGCCGCAGCGAGGTGATCTGCCGTACCGGCATGCCCGGGCAGTCAACCGACCTGATGGCCGTCTATCACGCCGTCGCACTCGCCGAGACCGGCCGCGACTTGGCAGCCCTGCGCCGCTGGGGCGAGGCCGAAGAACCGCTGCGCCGGGCCGTCACCACATTCGAGAGGGCCCGGATGGCTGCCTGGAGCGAACCCGCCCGGCTCGACCTCGGGCGCGTGCTCCGACACCTGAACCACCTCGATGAAGCCCGGGACTTTCTGCGCGCGGCCGACGACGCCCTCGGCGGCCTCAACAGCCCCCGCCAGGCGGAGGCTTCCGCGGAACTGGTCGAACTCGACCGGATGCGGACCGCCCGGGGCCGATGA
- a CDS encoding LOG family protein, producing the protein MRRLAVFLAASDGHDPAHAELAAGVGAELARRGIGLVYGGGRRGLMGVVADSALKAGGEVIGVMPRSMVEREWAHEGVTELLMCDSMHERKALMAERADAFVALPGGLGTLEEIFEVWSWRQLGFHAKPIGFLDAGGFWTPLLGALRGIADSGFLPASTLDDLAVAPDLPGLLAALQDRLHSIPQPAHGENLR; encoded by the coding sequence ATGCGCCGTCTCGCCGTCTTTCTCGCCGCGTCCGACGGACACGACCCGGCGCATGCCGAGCTGGCCGCCGGCGTTGGCGCAGAGCTGGCCCGGCGAGGAATCGGTCTCGTCTACGGCGGTGGCCGCCGGGGCCTGATGGGCGTGGTGGCGGACAGCGCGCTGAAGGCGGGTGGCGAGGTCATCGGTGTCATGCCGCGCAGCATGGTCGAACGGGAGTGGGCGCACGAAGGGGTGACGGAGCTACTCATGTGCGACTCGATGCACGAGCGCAAGGCCCTCATGGCCGAGCGTGCCGACGCCTTCGTCGCCCTGCCCGGCGGTCTCGGCACCCTGGAAGAGATCTTCGAGGTGTGGTCCTGGCGTCAGCTCGGATTCCACGCCAAGCCCATCGGCTTCCTTGACGCCGGGGGCTTCTGGACGCCGCTGCTCGGCGCCCTGCGCGGCATCGCCGACTCCGGGTTCCTACCCGCATCCACTCTGGACGACCTCGCCGTCGCCCCCGATCTGCCCGGTTTGCTGGCGGCGCTGCAGGATCGGCTCCACAGCATCCCGCAGCCCGCCCACGGAGAGAATCTGCGGTAG
- a CDS encoding DUF6243 family protein: MSKNINNPVGMGGGQRKKLSRAERQNNGPHRNLDRRSAADQKAELVRKMREKAGAAEGAGQTGDDTAQS, encoded by the coding sequence GTGAGCAAGAACATCAACAACCCCGTGGGCATGGGCGGCGGCCAGCGCAAGAAGCTGTCCCGCGCCGAACGGCAGAACAACGGTCCGCACCGCAACCTCGACCGCCGGAGTGCAGCCGACCAGAAGGCGGAGCTGGTGCGCAAGATGCGCGAGAAGGCAGGCGCAGCCGAGGGCGCCGGGCAGACGGGCGACGACACCGCACAGAGCTGA
- a CDS encoding phytoene desaturase family protein: MPDAVVIGAGPNGLVAANLLADAGWSVEVLEAQDKPGGAVRHDRGVDPDYTSDLFSAFYPLAAASPVLARLNLEREGLTWSHAPKVLAHPLRDGRCAVLSRDLEETAANLETFAVGDGETWKELREVWEALRSSILTALFTPFPPLRAGARLALQLRGAGGLRLARTVLLPVRRLGEEEFRGEGGRLLLAGNALHADLAPEATGSGGFGWLMSMLGQTYGFPVPAGGSGALTSALVRRLARRGGIVRCGEQVTEVVIRGGRAVGVRTRDGEAVQARRAVLADVSAPALYGSLVGERHLPGQLLRDLKRFQWDFSTFKVDWALNGPVPWTCPEATQAGTVHLAEGVDGLTLFAAQIAMGLVPDEPFVLFGQMTTADPRRSPLGTESAWAYTHVPQRVRGDAGDGGLTGRWDVREQEAMANRVEAQVERYAPGFRDLIRARRILAPPSLESLDANLHGGAINGGTTALHQQLALRPLPGTGRPETPVPGLYLASASAHPGGGVHGAPGANAARAALRRRRTSALPHLQSRLAHRDRRGRR, translated from the coding sequence ATGCCTGACGCAGTAGTGATCGGGGCGGGGCCCAATGGGCTGGTCGCGGCGAACCTCCTGGCCGACGCCGGCTGGAGCGTAGAGGTCCTGGAAGCCCAGGACAAGCCCGGAGGAGCGGTTCGACACGACCGCGGCGTCGACCCTGACTACACCAGCGACCTCTTCAGCGCCTTCTATCCGCTCGCTGCGGCATCTCCGGTCCTGGCCCGCCTGAACCTGGAGCGGGAGGGGCTGACCTGGAGCCACGCCCCGAAGGTGCTCGCCCACCCCTTGCGGGACGGCCGCTGCGCGGTTCTCAGTCGTGACCTGGAGGAAACTGCCGCAAACCTGGAGACGTTCGCCGTCGGCGACGGGGAGACGTGGAAGGAGCTGCGGGAGGTCTGGGAAGCTCTGCGGAGCAGCATCCTCACCGCGCTGTTCACCCCCTTTCCGCCACTTCGCGCCGGGGCCCGGCTGGCACTGCAACTGCGTGGGGCAGGTGGGCTGCGGCTGGCCAGGACCGTGCTCCTGCCGGTGCGGCGTCTGGGCGAGGAGGAGTTTCGCGGCGAAGGCGGCAGGCTTCTGCTCGCGGGCAACGCCCTCCACGCGGACCTCGCACCGGAGGCGACCGGCAGCGGGGGCTTCGGCTGGCTCATGTCCATGCTCGGCCAGACCTATGGCTTTCCCGTTCCCGCCGGAGGCTCCGGGGCACTCACCTCCGCTCTCGTCCGCCGCCTGGCGCGCCGGGGAGGCATCGTCCGCTGTGGGGAACAGGTCACCGAGGTCGTCATCCGCGGTGGGCGGGCCGTCGGCGTCCGTACTCGGGACGGTGAGGCGGTCCAGGCTCGCAGAGCGGTCCTGGCCGATGTGTCCGCGCCGGCTCTGTACGGCTCCCTGGTGGGCGAACGGCACCTCCCTGGGCAATTGCTCCGCGACCTGAAGCGGTTCCAGTGGGACTTCTCCACCTTCAAAGTCGACTGGGCACTCAACGGGCCGGTGCCCTGGACCTGCCCTGAAGCCACTCAAGCAGGAACCGTTCACCTCGCGGAGGGTGTGGACGGCCTCACCCTCTTCGCCGCACAGATCGCCATGGGTCTCGTTCCGGACGAACCCTTTGTCCTCTTCGGCCAGATGACCACCGCCGACCCCCGGCGGTCGCCGCTGGGCACCGAGTCCGCCTGGGCCTACACGCACGTTCCACAACGGGTGCGGGGCGACGCCGGCGACGGTGGACTGACCGGAAGGTGGGACGTCCGAGAGCAGGAGGCGATGGCGAACCGCGTCGAGGCACAGGTCGAGCGTTACGCCCCCGGCTTCCGAGACCTCATCAGGGCTCGCCGTATTCTCGCCCCGCCCAGCCTGGAGAGCTTGGACGCCAACCTCCATGGGGGTGCCATCAACGGTGGGACCACGGCCTTGCATCAGCAACTGGCCCTCCGCCCTCTCCCCGGCACCGGCCGCCCGGAGACTCCCGTCCCTGGGCTCTACCTCGCTTCCGCCTCCGCCCACCCGGGCGGAGGCGTCCATGGCGCACCCGGGGCGAACGCCGCCAGAGCTGCCCTACGTCGGCGACGCACCAGTGCGCTGCCCCACCTGCAGAGCCGGCTGGCCCACCGCGACCGCCGGGGGCGACGTTGA
- a CDS encoding SRPBCC family protein, with amino-acid sequence MAVRHRLIRKSPEDVWEVLSDVKRYGDWVVGTSRVEPSEGQWPQLGAALRYRVKVGPLTLDNQTVVRRSEPASVLELEADSGCLGTARIAIELRPWGEHTLLVFDEHPLRGAGGALHNGLLDAVQQVRHRVMLARLARLCEETESSAPYTAQLRPRSG; translated from the coding sequence ATGGCCGTACGCCATCGGTTGATCAGGAAATCTCCCGAGGACGTGTGGGAGGTTCTGTCCGACGTCAAACGGTACGGAGATTGGGTCGTCGGAACCTCACGGGTCGAACCGAGCGAGGGACAGTGGCCCCAACTGGGGGCCGCCCTCCGTTATCGCGTCAAAGTCGGTCCGCTCACCCTGGACAACCAGACCGTCGTACGCCGCAGCGAACCGGCATCGGTCCTCGAACTCGAAGCGGACAGCGGCTGCTTGGGCACAGCCAGGATCGCGATCGAACTACGGCCGTGGGGCGAGCACACTCTGCTGGTTTTCGACGAGCACCCGTTGCGCGGGGCGGGCGGCGCTCTGCACAACGGCCTCCTGGACGCCGTACAACAAGTTCGGCACCGCGTGATGCTGGCCCGTCTTGCCCGCCTGTGCGAGGAGACCGAGAGCTCCGCCCCCTACACCGCCCAACTGCGACCCCGCAGCGGCTGA
- a CDS encoding hypervirulence associated TUDOR domain-containing protein codes for MAKDHVPSRRRDPSKGDKVAWNSHGSTASGTVEKKITRRTEAAGRTVDASPDEPQYEVRSDKSGRTAVHKPSALKKKSK; via the coding sequence ATGGCGAAGGATCATGTGCCATCGAGGAGGCGGGACCCGTCCAAGGGCGACAAGGTCGCCTGGAACAGCCACGGCAGCACGGCCTCGGGCACCGTCGAAAAGAAGATCACCAGGCGGACGGAGGCTGCGGGCAGGACCGTGGACGCCTCACCGGACGAGCCGCAGTACGAGGTACGCAGTGACAAGTCAGGACGTACCGCTGTGCACAAGCCCTCCGCGCTGAAGAAGAAGAGCAAGTAG
- a CDS encoding SDR family oxidoreductase, with product MTQSRLCGRVAVVTGAARGVGEATARNLARRGMRVALLGRELESLRRVAHSLPTDTCCFEVDVTDDAALQGAARDTAARLGPASVVVANAGIAVAGPFAASEAALFNRVIDVNLIGSANTARVFLPHLLNTRGYFLQIASTAAFGSSPLMSAYCASKAGAESFAQALRTELRPAGVGVGIAYLHWTGTDMIDARDDHPVLRALRAHQPAPIRRVHTPDQVAVWLTRGIERRATSVYAPPWLRLVQPLRPLLPLIVSRIARRSLAALSAAELHSSTGVLGAGGRADWEAHPPAPPARPATPPQC from the coding sequence GTGACACAGAGCCGGCTGTGCGGGCGCGTGGCGGTGGTCACCGGGGCGGCGCGGGGCGTGGGAGAAGCAACGGCCCGCAATCTCGCGCGACGGGGGATGCGGGTCGCGTTGCTCGGACGCGAGCTGGAATCCCTGCGACGCGTCGCGCACAGTCTGCCCACCGACACCTGCTGTTTCGAGGTCGACGTCACCGACGACGCCGCCCTGCAAGGTGCCGCGCGCGATACCGCGGCGCGGCTGGGGCCGGCTTCGGTGGTCGTGGCGAACGCCGGAATCGCTGTCGCGGGCCCGTTCGCCGCCAGCGAGGCAGCACTCTTCAACCGTGTCATCGACGTCAACCTCATCGGCAGCGCGAACACAGCCCGCGTGTTCCTGCCCCACCTGCTGAACACACGCGGCTACTTTCTTCAGATCGCCTCGACGGCCGCCTTCGGTTCGTCGCCCCTGATGAGCGCCTACTGCGCATCCAAAGCGGGAGCGGAGTCCTTTGCACAGGCCCTGCGCACCGAGCTGCGCCCTGCGGGCGTCGGCGTAGGCATCGCCTATCTCCACTGGACCGGCACCGACATGATCGACGCCCGCGACGATCACCCTGTACTGCGCGCTTTGCGTGCCCACCAGCCTGCGCCCATCCGCCGGGTCCACACCCCCGACCAGGTCGCCGTCTGGCTGACCCGCGGTATCGAACGTCGCGCCACCAGCGTCTACGCACCACCCTGGTTGCGTCTCGTGCAGCCTCTGCGCCCGTTGCTCCCCCTGATCGTCTCCCGCATCGCCCGCCGCTCCCTCGCCGCTCTTTCGGCCGCGGAACTGCACAGCAGCACAGGCGTCCTGGGAGCAGGCGGCCGCGCGGACTGGGAGGCCCACCCGCCGGCACCGCCCGCACGGCCCGCCACCCCGCCTCAGTGCTGA
- a CDS encoding CsbD family protein, with protein MAANQKAKAKGERAKGKVKKVVGDAVGNESMAASGRMQESKGDLRAAKEKAKDAIRPK; from the coding sequence ATGGCCGCAAACCAGAAGGCCAAAGCCAAGGGTGAACGAGCCAAAGGCAAGGTCAAGAAGGTGGTCGGAGACGCGGTAGGCAACGAGTCCATGGCCGCGAGTGGGCGCATGCAAGAGTCCAAAGGCGACCTGCGCGCCGCCAAAGAGAAGGCCAAGGACGCGATCCGCCCCAAGTAG
- a CDS encoding MSMEG_6728 family protein — MQTFLPYPDFMQSAAVLDQARLGKQRVEALQVLRGLTVPGYGWRNHPAVRMWIGYEEALVRYGLDVCAMWTAEERADTCAATLAAEFHLHRPGAPVRMQEQLDEEGELPPWLGELAFHRSHQSALLRKAPEIYAPFFPDVPDDLPHVWPTSDRAS, encoded by the coding sequence GTGCAGACCTTTCTCCCCTATCCCGACTTCATGCAGTCCGCCGCGGTCCTGGACCAGGCACGGTTGGGCAAGCAGCGGGTCGAAGCCCTACAGGTGCTGAGGGGTCTGACCGTGCCCGGCTACGGATGGCGGAACCATCCTGCGGTACGCATGTGGATCGGCTACGAGGAGGCCCTGGTCCGCTACGGCCTGGACGTGTGCGCCATGTGGACGGCGGAGGAGCGCGCCGACACCTGCGCCGCCACGCTCGCCGCCGAGTTCCACCTGCACCGGCCCGGTGCACCCGTGCGGATGCAGGAACAGCTCGACGAGGAGGGTGAGCTGCCGCCGTGGCTGGGAGAGCTCGCCTTCCACCGCAGCCACCAGTCAGCCCTGCTGCGCAAGGCACCGGAGATCTACGCACCGTTCTTCCCGGATGTCCCCGACGATCTCCCCCATGTCTGGCCGACGTCCGACAGGGCCTCGTAG
- a CDS encoding alkaline shock response membrane anchor protein AmaP — translation MNGRSTVNRLLLGLCGVVLLGGGLLILTAGFDLYHRLRLSPPAGWPASTTHDVLLSNADRVRWSDQGWWWWPAVIAVLALAAILALTWLLAQLRHRPGAVHLGGTPPPESVELRGRALGDAVASEARALPDVEQADAHLAGRATGPQLHVALTLTDHGLPAPTLQALCRGPVAHARESTGLTRLPTHALLHVGRHKARRAE, via the coding sequence ATGAACGGTCGATCCACCGTCAACCGTCTCCTTCTGGGCCTGTGCGGCGTGGTGTTGCTGGGAGGCGGCCTGCTGATCCTCACTGCCGGGTTCGACCTCTACCACCGGCTTCGGCTGAGCCCGCCCGCCGGATGGCCGGCGTCCACGACCCACGACGTCCTTCTCAGCAACGCCGACCGTGTCCGCTGGAGCGACCAGGGCTGGTGGTGGTGGCCCGCCGTCATCGCCGTCCTGGCCCTGGCAGCGATCCTGGCCCTCACCTGGCTTCTCGCCCAGCTGCGACACCGCCCCGGCGCGGTGCACCTGGGTGGCACGCCTCCACCCGAGAGCGTCGAACTACGGGGGCGAGCCCTCGGCGACGCCGTGGCCTCGGAGGCGCGCGCTCTGCCCGACGTCGAGCAGGCCGACGCTCACCTCGCCGGACGGGCCACGGGCCCTCAGCTCCACGTCGCCCTCACGCTGACGGATCACGGGCTTCCAGCCCCCACGCTCCAGGCGCTGTGTCGCGGCCCGGTTGCCCACGCACGCGAGTCCACCGGGTTGACCCGTCTCCCCACCCACGCGCTCTTGCACGTGGGGAGGCACAAAGCACGTCGCGCCGAATAG
- a CDS encoding DUF6286 domain-containing protein: protein MSVVVGALLYDVIAVRAGHRAGAWRTRLVEEVTTRPVDDPWLLATGAVAVVLGLWLLILAITPGLRRLLPLRAPEDSPELGAWLDRRGAALVLRDAAMRVPGISRARVRVGRHRVIARAEVGFRDMATVRDELSQALRKQCRQLALAHTPRLTIRLRHHTH from the coding sequence GTGTCGGTTGTCGTCGGCGCGCTGCTCTACGACGTGATCGCGGTGCGCGCCGGACACCGGGCAGGAGCGTGGCGAACCCGCCTCGTCGAAGAGGTGACCACCCGGCCGGTGGACGACCCCTGGCTGCTCGCCACAGGCGCCGTCGCCGTCGTCCTCGGCCTGTGGTTGCTCATCCTCGCCATCACACCCGGACTGCGCCGACTTCTGCCCTTGCGGGCACCGGAGGATTCCCCGGAGCTGGGGGCCTGGCTGGATCGCAGGGGCGCCGCCCTTGTCCTGCGCGATGCGGCGATGCGGGTCCCCGGTATCAGCCGTGCACGGGTTCGAGTCGGACGCCATCGTGTCATCGCCCGCGCTGAGGTCGGATTCCGCGACATGGCGACCGTTCGCGACGAGCTCTCTCAGGCCCTGCGGAAGCAGTGCCGACAGCTCGCGCTGGCCCACACCCCACGACTCACGATCCGACTGCGCCACCACACTCACTGA
- a CDS encoding Asp23/Gls24 family envelope stress response protein, protein MIPDRVVARIAARAANTALHRITGPKYASADLTAPRAHATTHEGTARLALTVDLPYPTDITGTCRQLQHEISEQVAHLTGLDISEVMLTVRRLVVSGLPARVR, encoded by the coding sequence GTGATCCCTGACCGCGTCGTCGCCCGCATCGCCGCACGAGCGGCCAACACAGCCCTCCACCGGATCACCGGCCCGAAGTACGCGAGCGCAGACCTGACCGCGCCCAGAGCCCACGCGACCACACACGAGGGAACGGCACGGCTGGCGCTGACCGTCGACCTCCCGTATCCCACGGACATCACCGGCACCTGCCGGCAGCTGCAACACGAGATCAGCGAACAGGTGGCCCATCTGACTGGTCTGGACATCAGCGAAGTGATGCTGACAGTGCGGCGCCTTGTCGTCTCCGGGCTGCCGGCTCGCGTCCGCTGA
- a CDS encoding mechanosensitive ion channel family protein, with amino-acid sequence MNTATVGLAAGMALGFAGYFGGFWAFLLVAVLGAAGLVLGLALQGDVDIFSRRQR; translated from the coding sequence ATGAACACGGCGACAGTGGGCCTGGCAGCCGGAATGGCGCTGGGATTCGCAGGGTATTTCGGCGGCTTCTGGGCTTTCCTTCTCGTGGCGGTCCTGGGCGCGGCGGGCCTGGTCCTCGGCCTCGCCCTGCAGGGCGACGTGGACATATTCAGCCGGCGGCAACGGTGA
- a CDS encoding Asp23/Gls24 family envelope stress response protein encodes MTDSPDRPSSGPDGTTETATMLKGPTGAGTSPETRGQTTIADGVVAKIAGMSAREVPGIHSLGAGMTRAIGAVRERVPGTGSGGVSRGVKVEVGERQAALDIDVVVEYGFPIVEVASEVRVNVISAVERMTGLEVVEVNLVVDDVNLPDEDDAEPSEGRVQ; translated from the coding sequence ATGACGGACAGCCCCGACCGTCCCTCTTCCGGACCGGACGGCACTACGGAAACCGCGACCATGCTGAAAGGTCCGACCGGTGCTGGCACCTCACCTGAAACCCGGGGCCAGACCACCATCGCCGACGGCGTCGTAGCCAAGATCGCGGGAATGTCCGCCCGCGAAGTACCCGGCATCCACAGCCTCGGGGCGGGCATGACGCGCGCCATCGGAGCTGTCCGCGAGCGCGTCCCCGGCACAGGGTCAGGCGGTGTCAGCCGCGGGGTGAAGGTCGAGGTCGGTGAGCGTCAGGCGGCGCTGGACATCGATGTGGTCGTCGAGTACGGCTTCCCCATCGTCGAGGTGGCCTCGGAAGTCCGCGTCAACGTCATCTCCGCGGTGGAACGCATGACAGGCCTTGAGGTCGTCGAGGTGAACCTGGTCGTCGACGACGTGAACCTGCCCGACGAAGACGACGCCGAGCCGAGCGAAGGCCGTGTCCAATGA
- a CDS encoding RNA polymerase sigma factor: MPHSTSPPRLQAAGGGPFAGPPLSSTSDGLLSASDELLATRAGEGDEQAFTILMRRHSHSLLALALHTLGNLQDAEDAVQDAFISAWRRLPEFRHASAFSTWMYRITVNRCLNSLRRRPAPVPLNTVAEPAAGTGSSPAQVAEEDALADALAEALGNLEPRQRVCWVLRELQGLSYGQIAQVTGTSEQTVRGRLYRARRSLKEMMASWR, encoded by the coding sequence GTGCCACACAGCACCAGCCCTCCCCGGCTCCAGGCCGCGGGCGGCGGCCCCTTTGCCGGGCCTCCTCTCTCCAGTACGTCCGACGGACTGCTCTCCGCTTCGGACGAACTGCTGGCGACCCGCGCCGGTGAGGGCGACGAGCAGGCCTTCACCATCCTCATGCGGCGCCACAGCCATTCCCTGCTCGCACTGGCACTCCACACGCTCGGGAACCTCCAGGACGCCGAGGACGCGGTGCAAGACGCTTTCATCAGTGCCTGGAGGCGTTTGCCCGAGTTCCGTCACGCCTCCGCGTTCAGTACCTGGATGTACCGCATCACCGTCAACCGGTGTCTGAATTCGCTGCGACGCCGTCCGGCGCCGGTACCGTTGAACACAGTGGCCGAACCCGCTGCCGGCACGGGCAGCTCGCCCGCGCAGGTGGCCGAGGAGGACGCCCTCGCCGACGCTCTGGCCGAGGCCCTGGGCAACCTCGAACCCCGTCAACGGGTCTGCTGGGTCCTGCGGGAACTGCAGGGACTGTCGTATGGACAGATCGCCCAGGTAACCGGAACCAGCGAGCAGACGGTCCGCGGAAGGCTTTATCGGGCTCGCCGGTCTCTGAAGGAGATGATGGCCTCGTGGCGCTAG
- a CDS encoding Asp23/Gls24 family envelope stress response protein: protein MALDDHRVPPPPRSRFPEMPAGSPREDKGPYEEARDAGRADGPHVGACPDGCGSVADLAMDTAAKLLRNRNPPSTRRLIDRVEAVVRDEIWLGPWLPLSDSTRTLRITEHAASAALRHAADAVPGVTTASCRLSRADQATSVRVSMTLTAGLDRPLPETAAQVRSSVAHVSGHTLGMAVTAVDITVIDAHDTGAQPNIRDRPSTVVR from the coding sequence GTGGCGCTAGACGACCACCGCGTTCCACCTCCGCCCCGCAGCCGCTTCCCCGAGATGCCCGCAGGTTCGCCCCGCGAGGACAAGGGCCCGTACGAAGAGGCTCGGGACGCCGGCCGCGCCGACGGCCCCCATGTCGGCGCCTGTCCCGACGGCTGCGGCTCCGTCGCCGACCTGGCCATGGACACTGCGGCGAAGCTCCTGCGGAATCGGAATCCGCCCAGTACACGGCGTCTCATCGACCGTGTCGAGGCGGTGGTCCGTGACGAAATATGGCTGGGGCCGTGGCTTCCCCTGAGCGACTCGACGCGCACGCTGCGGATCACCGAGCACGCCGCGTCGGCGGCCCTGAGACATGCGGCCGACGCCGTACCCGGCGTCACCACCGCCAGTTGCCGTCTGTCCCGTGCCGATCAGGCCACGAGCGTGCGCGTGAGCATGACCCTGACCGCTGGTCTGGATCGCCCGTTGCCCGAGACGGCGGCACAGGTGCGCAGCTCCGTAGCGCACGTCTCCGGCCACACCCTGGGCATGGCGGTGACGGCCGTGGACATCACGGTGATCGACGCCCACGACACGGGCGCACAGCCGAACATCCGCGACCGGCCTAGCACTGTTGTTCGATAG